One genomic window of Prochlorococcus marinus str. NATL2A includes the following:
- a CDS encoding DUF1543 domain-containing protein, with the protein MNLSLFIVVLGGRSLKSNIEIHDVRWVLGETIEDTFPELRKQWLGKKSGLHIDSYKCIKYIDGYQIIISKSNKVNLNSPKIEDLKLWFVNLGGYNPKKMYEEHEFTLVVAQKAIEAKKKAKINWETTLKNKHNDDYSGINYFEQVDDLHPIKIKNWEIKLIPDVQERSEKIIPDWYGYRRIDKF; encoded by the coding sequence GTGAATTTATCTCTTTTTATTGTTGTTTTAGGGGGAAGAAGTTTAAAAAGTAATATAGAAATACATGATGTAAGATGGGTTTTAGGTGAAACAATAGAGGATACATTCCCTGAGCTTAGGAAACAATGGTTAGGAAAGAAAAGCGGACTCCATATTGATAGCTATAAGTGTATTAAATATATAGATGGCTATCAAATAATCATTTCTAAATCTAATAAAGTTAATTTAAATTCCCCTAAAATAGAAGACTTAAAACTTTGGTTTGTCAATTTAGGTGGGTACAATCCTAAAAAGATGTATGAAGAACATGAATTCACACTAGTTGTTGCACAAAAAGCTATTGAGGCAAAGAAAAAAGCTAAAATTAATTGGGAAACAACTTTAAAAAATAAACATAATGATGATTACTCAGGTATAAACTATTTTGAACAGGTGGACGATTTGCATCCTATAAAAATAAAGAATTGGGAAATAAAGCTGATACCAGACGTTCAAGAAAGAAGCGAAAAAATTATTCCTGACTGGTATGGATATAGGAGAATTGACAAGTTTTAG
- the ispG gene encoding (E)-4-hydroxy-3-methylbut-2-enyl-diphosphate synthase — MIATLEKNMEGNNLSQRYSTRIIRRDTRPVMVGDIGIGGDNPVRVQSMINEDTMDIEGSTAAIRRLHEVGCEIVRLTVPTLASAKAVGEIKKLLASTYQPVPLVADVHHNGMKIALEVAKHVDKVRINPGLFVFEKPDPNRTEFTKDEIDVIKEKIIQKFKPIVNTLKEQNKALRIGVNHGSLSERMLFAYGDTPFGMVESAMEFIRICHSLDFHNIVISMKASRAPVMLAAYRMMADTMDKEGFNYPLHLGVTEAGDGDYGRIKSTVGIGTLLSEGIGDTIRVSLTEAPEKEIPVAYSILQAVGLRKTMVEYISCPSCGRTLFNLEEVVARVRDATQHLTGLDIAVMGCIVNGPGEMADADYGYVGKGVGTIALYRNRDEIKRVPEDEGVQALVDLIKEDGKWVDP; from the coding sequence ATGATTGCGACCCTAGAAAAGAATATGGAAGGAAATAATCTCTCTCAGCGATATAGCACCAGAATTATTCGTAGAGATACTAGGCCAGTAATGGTCGGTGATATTGGCATCGGTGGAGATAATCCAGTGCGTGTTCAATCAATGATTAATGAAGATACGATGGATATCGAGGGTTCAACGGCCGCAATAAGGAGATTGCATGAAGTTGGATGTGAGATTGTCAGATTAACAGTGCCAACTCTTGCAAGTGCAAAAGCTGTGGGGGAAATCAAGAAACTTCTAGCTAGCACTTATCAACCAGTTCCTCTAGTAGCCGATGTTCATCATAATGGAATGAAAATAGCTTTAGAAGTAGCTAAGCATGTAGATAAAGTTCGTATCAACCCTGGATTATTCGTTTTTGAAAAACCTGATCCCAATAGAACTGAATTTACTAAAGATGAAATTGATGTAATTAAAGAGAAGATCATACAAAAATTCAAACCAATTGTTAATACTTTAAAAGAGCAAAATAAGGCACTCAGAATAGGCGTTAACCATGGATCTTTGTCTGAAAGAATGTTATTTGCTTATGGAGATACTCCATTTGGCATGGTTGAATCAGCTATGGAATTTATTCGAATATGTCATTCATTAGATTTTCATAATATTGTAATTTCGATGAAGGCTTCTCGAGCTCCCGTGATGCTTGCAGCTTATAGAATGATGGCTGACACAATGGACAAAGAGGGATTTAATTATCCTCTGCATTTAGGTGTAACGGAAGCGGGAGACGGGGATTATGGAAGAATTAAAAGTACGGTAGGGATAGGGACATTATTATCCGAAGGTATTGGAGATACCATTAGAGTTTCTTTAACAGAGGCGCCCGAAAAAGAAATACCAGTTGCATATTCAATTTTACAAGCGGTTGGTTTGAGAAAAACCATGGTTGAATATATTAGTTGTCCTAGTTGTGGTAGAACATTATTTAATTTAGAGGAAGTTGTAGCAAGAGTTAGAGACGCTACTCAACATTTAACGGGTTTGGATATTGCTGTAATGGGTTGCATTGTTAATGGTCCTGGAGAGATGGCAGATGCTGATTATGGTTATGTAGGAAAAGGTGTTGGTACCATTGCTCTTTATAGGAATAGAGATGAAATTAAGAGGGTACCTGAGGATGAAGGCGTTCAGGCATTGGTTGATTTAATTAAAGAGGATGGTAAATGGGTAGATCCTTAA
- the nadA gene encoding quinolinate synthase NadA: MSVSNKSKNLIDEINFLRKKRNAIILAHYYQEPAIQDIADFIGDSLELSRKASETNADVIVFCGVHFMAETAKILSPNKTVLLPDFDAGCTLADDCQPDDFQKFLDKHPNHFAISYVNCSAAVKAKSDLICTSSNAVDLVNKLPKELPILFAPDRNLGRWVERQSGRKLTLWPGRCLVHETFNEESLIKLKIKNPTAEVLAHPECQENLLDLADFIGSTSKLLNYSQNSKKDKFIVLTEPGIIHQMRLKDPLKTYIEVPGLDGCSCNECPYMRMNTLEKVLNCLKEMNPELHMDEQIRLMAYKPLKKMLDMSN; encoded by the coding sequence ATATCAGTCTCAAATAAAAGCAAAAATCTCATTGATGAGATCAATTTTTTGCGTAAAAAAAGAAACGCTATAATTCTTGCCCATTACTACCAAGAGCCTGCAATACAGGATATTGCAGATTTTATTGGAGATTCACTTGAATTATCCAGAAAAGCTTCAGAGACAAATGCAGACGTCATTGTTTTTTGTGGCGTTCATTTTATGGCCGAAACAGCAAAGATCTTGAGTCCAAATAAGACTGTTCTTCTTCCTGATTTTGATGCTGGATGCACACTCGCAGATGATTGCCAACCTGATGACTTCCAAAAATTCTTAGACAAGCATCCTAATCATTTTGCCATTAGCTATGTAAATTGCAGTGCAGCGGTAAAGGCAAAAAGTGACCTAATTTGTACAAGTAGTAACGCAGTTGATCTGGTAAACAAATTACCAAAAGAATTACCTATTTTATTTGCACCAGATAGGAATCTTGGCAGATGGGTTGAACGTCAAAGTGGTAGAAAATTAACCTTGTGGCCAGGCAGATGTCTTGTCCATGAAACTTTTAATGAAGAATCTCTTATAAAATTAAAAATCAAAAATCCAACCGCCGAAGTTCTTGCCCATCCTGAATGTCAAGAGAATCTTTTAGATTTAGCAGATTTCATTGGTTCAACAAGCAAATTGCTGAATTATTCTCAAAATAGTAAAAAAGATAAATTTATCGTGCTAACTGAGCCAGGAATAATTCATCAAATGAGATTAAAAGACCCTTTAAAGACATACATAGAAGTTCCTGGTCTAGATGGTTGTAGTTGCAATGAATGCCCATATATGAGAATGAATACTTTAGAAAAAGTATTAAATTGCCTAAAAGAAATGAATCCAGAGTTGCACATGGACGAACAAATCAGATTAATGGCCTATAAGCCACTGAAAAAAATGCTTGACATGAGTAATTGA
- a CDS encoding S41 family peptidase, with product MLKSFLKISLLIAICPSPSFSFQANSSTLITNNPKEIIDQVWQIIYRDFLDYSGKYKAEDWIKLRKEILSTKYFDNDEAYIAIKDMLTELDDPYTRFLDPKEFNEMRIDTTGELMGVGIQISLDEVTNQIVVVSPIEGTPAFLAGIKPKDIIVSIDGKPIDGLSIDRTVKLIRGKKGTKVELGIIREEELLNISLIRDRIEINVVDSRINNTVSGAKIGYVRLKQFNAKSPKEMSLSINKLEKQKPFGYVLDLRSNPGGLLEASIEIARQWINTGIIVSTKTKDGITDIRKAKSRALTNRPVVVLIDEGSASASEILSGAIKDNKRGILVGKKTFGKGLVQSVRSLSDGSGLTVTVAKYLTPSGKDINKNGIAPDIRADLLLNEKNKLTNADLGTLKDSQYVAAENILIKKFKIESKKNSYNPLKSNLGYALKN from the coding sequence ATGTTGAAGAGTTTTTTAAAAATATCTTTACTTATAGCTATTTGCCCTTCACCATCTTTCTCTTTCCAGGCTAATTCCTCTACTTTGATTACTAACAATCCAAAGGAGATTATTGATCAGGTATGGCAAATTATATATCGCGACTTTTTGGACTATTCAGGGAAATATAAGGCAGAAGATTGGATTAAATTAAGAAAGGAAATACTATCAACCAAATATTTTGATAATGACGAAGCATACATTGCCATTAAAGATATGTTGACAGAATTAGATGATCCTTATACCAGATTTTTAGATCCTAAAGAATTCAATGAAATGAGAATAGATACAACGGGAGAATTGATGGGAGTAGGTATTCAAATTTCTCTAGATGAAGTTACTAATCAAATTGTTGTTGTATCACCTATAGAGGGAACCCCAGCCTTTCTCGCTGGAATTAAACCGAAGGATATAATTGTATCTATAGATGGTAAGCCTATCGATGGTCTGAGCATAGACAGAACTGTTAAACTTATTCGAGGTAAAAAAGGAACGAAGGTTGAACTAGGTATTATTAGAGAAGAGGAGTTATTAAATATCTCATTAATACGAGATAGAATTGAAATTAATGTAGTTGATAGTCGTATAAATAATACAGTTTCAGGCGCGAAAATTGGTTATGTAAGGTTAAAACAATTTAATGCAAAATCTCCAAAAGAAATGAGTTTATCGATTAATAAATTAGAAAAACAAAAACCTTTTGGTTATGTATTAGACCTTAGAAGTAATCCTGGTGGTTTGCTTGAGGCAAGTATTGAAATAGCGAGACAATGGATAAATACAGGAATTATTGTTAGTACTAAAACAAAAGATGGTATTACTGATATTCGGAAAGCAAAAAGTAGAGCCTTAACTAACAGACCAGTTGTGGTTTTAATCGATGAAGGATCTGCGAGTGCTAGTGAGATTCTCTCTGGAGCAATTAAAGATAATAAAAGAGGAATATTGGTCGGAAAAAAGACTTTTGGTAAAGGACTGGTTCAATCTGTCAGGTCTCTTTCTGATGGCTCAGGTCTAACTGTTACGGTCGCAAAATATTTAACACCAAGTGGTAAAGATATTAATAAAAATGGAATAGCACCAGATATCAGAGCAGATCTTTTGTTAAATGAAAAAAACAAATTAACAAATGCAGATCTAGGAACTTTAAAAGATAGTCAATATGTTGCAGCTGAAAATATATTAATTAAAAAGTTTAAAATTGAGAGTAAGAAAAATTCTTATAATCCCTTGAAATCAAATTTGGGCTATGCCCTGAAAAACTAG